In a genomic window of Platichthys flesus chromosome 24, fPlaFle2.1, whole genome shotgun sequence:
- the LOC133950016 gene encoding broad substrate specificity ATP-binding cassette transporter ABCG2-like, with translation MSHIQMETRSNGASTHRPSDPGRPQHGATVSFHDIYYKVSQGGRCFSRKKVPSKDILIDLNGIMKPGLNAIMGATGSGKSSFLDVLAARKDPCGLSGEVLIDGAPQPPNFKCLSGYVVQDDVVMGTLTVRENFTFSAALRLPSSISAQDKEQKVNRVIQELGLSRVADSRVGTQLIRGISGGERKRTNIGMELIIDPPVLFLDEPTTGLDASTANSVLLLLKRMANNGRTVILSIHQPRYSIYRLFDSLTLLVTGKQVYHGPAQSVLEYFSDIGYTCEPHNNPADFLLDVINGDATAAIGHSVDKEDSDSVSKSRQSIEDKLVEEYRSCQYSQQTRAELGRLVQGKQTVKMSRSRTITYSTGFLTQFRWVLKRTFQNLLLNPQTSVAQIAVTLFLALIVGAIFYNVQEDQSGMQNRVGALFFVVINQCFSSLSAAELFIAERKLFIHEYTSGYYRLSVYFLSKLLSDILTLRTIPAIVFSCVAYFLIGLKPTPEAFFLFMFTVMLVAYTATSMALAISADQTVVAIANIFMTITFVFMMIFAGLLVNIPSIASWLAWLRYFSIPRYGLSALQANEFTGLNFCQGLNTTLIPPGLACTGEEFLARQGVDYSTWGLWQNHLALGIMTILFLTITYLKLHFIKKFS, from the exons ATGTCCCACATCCAGATGGAGACCAGGTCCAACGGAGCCTCCACACACCGGCCCTCAGACCCGGGCCGACCGCAGCATGGGGCCACCGTCAGCTTCCACGACATCTACTACAAGGTGTCTCAGGGAGGACGATGCTTCAGCCGGAAGAAAGTCCCGAGCAAAGACATCCTGATCGACCTGAA TGGGATCATGAAGCCCGGACTGAACGCCATCATGGGAGCGACAGGAAGCGGCAAGTcatc CTTCCTGGACGTGTTGGCGGCGAGGAAGGATCCCTGCGGCCTGTCGGGGGAGGTCCTGATCGACGGAGCTCCTCAGCCTCCAAACTTCAAGTGTCTGTCAGGATACGTGGTGCAG GACGACGTGGTGATGGGAACTCTGACGGTGAGAGAGAACTTCACCTTCTCTGCCGCGCTGAGACTCCCCTCCTCCATCAGCGCCCAGGACAAGGAGCAGAAAGTCAACAGAGTGATCCAAGAGCTGGGGCTGAGCCGGGTGGCCGACTccagg gtgGGCACTCAGCTGATTCGTGGGATCTCCGGCggcgagaggaagaggacgaacATCGGCATGGAGCTGATCATCGACCCCCCCGTCCTCTTCCTGGACGAACCCACCACCGGCCTGGACGCCAGCACCGCCAACTCGGTCCTACTGCTGCTcaagag gATGGCGAACAACGGTCGCACCGTCATCTTGTCCATCCACCAGCCGCGTTACTCCATCTACCGTCTGTTCGACAGCCTCACGCTGCTGGTCACCGGCAAGCAG GTTTACCACGGCCCTGCGCAGAGCGTCCTGGAGTATTTCTCAGATATCG GGTACACCTGTGAGCCGCACAACAACCCCGCAGACTTCCTCCTCGACGTCATCAACGGAGACGCCACGGCGGCCATCGGCCACAGCGTGGATAAAGAAG ATTCGGACTCGGTGTCGAAGTCCAGACAAAGTATCGAGGACAAACTGGTGGAGGAGTACAGGAGCTGCCAGTACTCCCAGCAGACCAGAGCCGAACTGG GAAGGCTCGTCCAGGGGAAGCAGACGGTGAAGATGTCTCGCTCCAGAACCATCACGTACAGCACCGGCTTCCTGACCCAGTTCCGATGGGTTCTGAAGAGAACCTTCCAGAACCTGCTGCTCAACCCTCAGACCTCCGTGGCTCAG ATCGCTGTCACCTTGTTCCTCGCTCTGATCGTAGGAGCCATCTTCTACAACGTCCAGGAGGACCAGAGTGGAATGCAAAACAG GGTCGGAGCTTTGTTCTTCGTCGTCATCAACCAGTGTTTCAGTTCCCTGTCGGCCGCCGAGCTCTTCATCGCCGAGAGGAAACTCTTCAT TCATGAGTACACCAGTGGTTACTACCGTCTGTCCGTCTACTTCCTGTCCAAGCTGCTGTCGGACATCCTCACTCTGAGGACCATTCCTGCCATCGTCTTCAGCTGCGTGGCCTACTTCCTGATCG gtctgAAGCCCACCCCCGAggccttcttcctcttcatgttcACCGTCATGCTCGTGGCGTACACCGCCACCTCCATGGCTCTGGCCATCTCCGCCGACCAGACGGTGGTGGCCATCGCCAACATCTTCATGACCATCACCTTCGTCTTCATGATG ATCTTTGCTGGCCTCCTGGTGAACATTCCCTCCATCGCCAGTTGGCTCGCCTGGTTGAGGTACTTCAGTATTCCCAGATATGGTCTGAGT GCTCTGCAAGCGAACGAATTCACTGGACTGAACTTCTGTCAGGGACTCAACACCACCCTCATCCCACCTGGACTCGC gtgcaCGGGGGAGGAGTTCCTGGCCCGGCAGGGTGTGGATTATTCCACGTGGGGTTTGTGGCAGAACCATTTGGCTCTGGGCATCATgaccatcctcttcctcaccatCACTTACCTCAAGCTACACTTCATCAAGAAGTTCTCCTag